GCCCGCGGACGGCACCTACGGCTGGGCGGGCGCGGACTACAGCCTGTGGAGCAAGGGCGTGATCGAGGCCATCGACTACCAGACCGGCAAGATACGCTGGAGCCACGATTTGGGCGAAGGCCGCTCCGGCGCGGGCATCCTGACGACCGACTCCGGCCTGACCTTTACGGGAGATAACAACGGAAACTTTCTTGCGCTGGACACCAGCACAGGCAAGACGCTCTGGCACGCGGGCTCGGGAGCACACATCCTCAGCCCACCCATCACCTATGAGCTTGACGGCCACCAGGTGGTGCTGACCAGCAGCGGCAGTGTGGTCTTTGCCTGGAGCTTGCCCCTATCGGGCGAGGTTAGATCGTCAGGTAGAAAAAATAGTAACTAAAACAGTTACATGGATGGTTTCATCAGGAGATACATCATGAAGAAGGTTATGCTACAGCTCTTTGTCGCAGTGCTCTGTCTGTTGACTCTTCCGGCGTGGGCGGCTCCCCCCCGCATCCATGTGATGATCCTCGATGGCGAGAGCGCCGCCACCTATCACAACTGGCGCGTGACCACGCAGGTGCTGAAGAAGGAGCTGGAAGAAGTCGGCTTCTTCGACGTGGATGTACTCACAGCGCCACCAGCCGGTGGCGACTTCAGCAGCTTCAAGCCCGAGTGGAGCAAGTACCAGGTCATCGTCTTCAACTACGATGCTCCGGATGATCGCTGGTCGGCCGATATCAAGACATCGTTCGAGACCTACATCAAGAACGGCGGGGGCTTGGTCACGGTTCACGCCTCCGACAATGCGTTCCCCGGCTGGGTGGCCTTCAATGAGATGATCGGCGTGGGCGGCTGGCGTAAGCGCGACGAGAATGCGGGGCCGCACTGGTTCTACAAGGACGGGAAGCTGGCATCGGACCCCGGACCCGGCAAGGCGGGCCACCACGGCCTGCGCAAGCCCTTCCTGATGACCGAGAGAACCCCCGAGCACCCGATCATGAAGGGTCTTCCGAAGACGTGGATGCACCAGAACGATGAGTTGTACGACAACCTGCGCGGCCCCGGCAAGAACATGACCGTTCTCGCGACCGCCTACTCGGACCCCGCCAACTCCGGCACGGGGTTGGACGAGCCGATGCTGATGGTGCTGAGCTACGGCAAGGGACGTATCTTTCACACGGCCTATGGCCACGACGCGTTCGCGCTCAGCTCGATCGATGCCGTCGTAACATTCCAGCGCGGCGTGGAGTGGGCGGCAACCGGCAAGGTCACGCAGAAGCTGCCGACGACCTTCCCCACGTCCAACACGGTCAGCTACCGTTCGGATCTGGCGGCTATGGACCCCAACTCGGTCAAGGGTGCCAATCCTCTGGACACTCCCGCTAAGGCAAAATAGTTACAGCAAAACAGGAGCAGACGGATGAAGACGATGAAGGGGCCAGGCATCTTTCTGGCACAGTTCGCAGGCGATGCAGCTCCATTCAATACTCTGGACTCGATCGCAGCGTGGGCGTCAGACCTGGGCTACAAGGGCGTGCAGATTCCCGCCTGGGACGCTCGCCTGTTCGACCTGAAGCTCGCGGCGGAGAGCGCCGACTACTGCAATGACTTGCTTGCCACCCTCAGCAAGCACGGGCTTGAGCTAACGGAGCTGTCGACGCACCTGCAAGGTCAGCTGGTCGCCGTGCATCCGGCCTACGATGCCCTCTTCGACACCTTCGCGCCCGTCTCCGTCCACGGCAATCCCTCCGCGCGCCAGGCCTGGGCTGTGGAGCAACTCCACTTTGCCGCGAAGGCCTCGAAGAACCTCGGTGTGAAGCAGCACGCGACCTTCTCGGGCGCGCTGGCGTGGCCGTATCTTTATCCTTGGCCGCAGCGTCCGCAGGGATTGGTAGAGACGGCTTTTGGTGAGCTGGCCAAGCGCTGGAAGCCCATCCTCGACGTCTTCGACGCCAACGGAGTGGACCTCTGCTTCGAGATTCACCCCGGCGAAGACCTGCACGACGGAGCCTCCTTTGAGATGTTCCTCGATCTTCTCCACGGGCACCCGCGCTGCAACCTTCTCTTCGATCCTAGCCACTTCGTCCTGCAGCAGCTCGACTACCTCCACTACATTGACCTGTACCACTCGCGCATCAAGATGTTCCACGTCAAAGATGCCGAGTTCAACCCGACTGGCCGTCAGGGTGTCTACGGCGGCTTCCAGTCCTGGGTCAACCGCGCTGGCCGCTTCCGCTCCCTCGGCGATGGTCAGGTGGACTTCAGCTCCATCTTCTCCAAGCTGACCCAGTACGGCTTCGACGGCTGGGCCGTCATGGAGTGGGAGTGCTGTATCAAGAGCGCGCAGCAGGGAGCCTTTGAGGGCGCGCCGTTCATCCAGAGCCACATCATCGAGGCCGCACAGTCGACCTTCGACGACTTTGCCGGAGCGAGCGTAGACAAGGTGGCAATCAACAAGCTGCTGGGCCTGAAGGCGGAGGAGTAATGAGCGAGGCAACAAAGCTGGACCGGCGGTTGCGCCTGGGAATGGTAGGCGGCGGACCGGGAGCATTCATCGGCGCGGTACACCGCACGGCGGCAAGGCTCGACGACCGCTACGAACTGGTCGCCGCAGCACTCTCCTCCAATCCCGAAAAGTCCATGACAGCGGCGAAGGAGCTGCACATCCCCCGCGCCTATGGCAGCTTCCGCGAGATGGCTGAGGCCGAAGCGGCAAGGCCGGACCGTATCGACGCGGTCTCGATTGTCACCCCCAACCACATGCACTATCCGGTGGCGAAGGCCTTTCTCGATGCGGGCATCCATGTCATCTGCGACAAGCCGCTGACGACCACCATCGAAGATGCCGTCGACCTAGCCAACAGCGTGGAGCGTACCGGGCTGATCTTCGGACTGACCCATACCTACGTGGGTTACCCGATGGTGCGGCAGGCACGCGAGATGGTGCTAGGCGGCGAACTCGGAGCCATCCGGATGATTCAGGTGGAGTACGCGCAGGACTGGCTCTCGACCTCGCTCGAAGACAGCGGACTGAAGCAGGCGGAGTGGCGTACCGACCCTGCGCGCAGCGGCCCCGGTGGCTGCCTCGGAGACATCGGCACGCACGCCTTCCACCTTGCCTGCTTCACCACGGGCCTCACCTGTGATTCCATCGCGGCCGATCTCACGACCTTCGTCCCCGGTCGCCGGGTCGATGACAACGTGCAGGTAATGATGCGCTTCGCGGGCGGCGCGAAGGGCAGCCTGTGGGCCTCACAGGTGGCTCCGGGCAACGAGAATGCAGTGCGGCTCCGCATCTATGGCGAGAAGGCGGGGCTGTCCTGGGAGCAGGAGAACCCGAACTACCTCACCTTCACCCCGCTGGGCGAGATGCCCCGGCTTATCACTCGCGGCGGACACGGTGCTGGAGCAGCCGCAGGCCATTCCACTCGGGTTCCCTCAGGCCACCCCGAGGGCTACTTCGAGGCCTTCGCGCAG
This is a stretch of genomic DNA from Granulicella sp. WH15. It encodes these proteins:
- a CDS encoding ThuA domain-containing protein encodes the protein MKKVMLQLFVAVLCLLTLPAWAAPPRIHVMILDGESAATYHNWRVTTQVLKKELEEVGFFDVDVLTAPPAGGDFSSFKPEWSKYQVIVFNYDAPDDRWSADIKTSFETYIKNGGGLVTVHASDNAFPGWVAFNEMIGVGGWRKRDENAGPHWFYKDGKLASDPGPGKAGHHGLRKPFLMTERTPEHPIMKGLPKTWMHQNDELYDNLRGPGKNMTVLATAYSDPANSGTGLDEPMLMVLSYGKGRIFHTAYGHDAFALSSIDAVVTFQRGVEWAATGKVTQKLPTTFPTSNTVSYRSDLAAMDPNSVKGANPLDTPAKAK
- a CDS encoding sugar phosphate isomerase/epimerase, which produces MKTMKGPGIFLAQFAGDAAPFNTLDSIAAWASDLGYKGVQIPAWDARLFDLKLAAESADYCNDLLATLSKHGLELTELSTHLQGQLVAVHPAYDALFDTFAPVSVHGNPSARQAWAVEQLHFAAKASKNLGVKQHATFSGALAWPYLYPWPQRPQGLVETAFGELAKRWKPILDVFDANGVDLCFEIHPGEDLHDGASFEMFLDLLHGHPRCNLLFDPSHFVLQQLDYLHYIDLYHSRIKMFHVKDAEFNPTGRQGVYGGFQSWVNRAGRFRSLGDGQVDFSSIFSKLTQYGFDGWAVMEWECCIKSAQQGAFEGAPFIQSHIIEAAQSTFDDFAGASVDKVAINKLLGLKAEE
- a CDS encoding Gfo/Idh/MocA family oxidoreductase, producing MSEATKLDRRLRLGMVGGGPGAFIGAVHRTAARLDDRYELVAAALSSNPEKSMTAAKELHIPRAYGSFREMAEAEAARPDRIDAVSIVTPNHMHYPVAKAFLDAGIHVICDKPLTTTIEDAVDLANSVERTGLIFGLTHTYVGYPMVRQAREMVLGGELGAIRMIQVEYAQDWLSTSLEDSGLKQAEWRTDPARSGPGGCLGDIGTHAFHLACFTTGLTCDSIAADLTTFVPGRRVDDNVQVMMRFAGGAKGSLWASQVAPGNENAVRLRIYGEKAGLSWEQENPNYLTFTPLGEMPRLITRGGHGAGAAAGHSTRVPSGHPEGYFEAFAQLYTDIAERITAKLEGRSPDPYSLLTPGVEDGVTGIRFINAAISSSQHNSTWTPL